A region of the Primulina huaijiensis isolate GDHJ02 unplaced genomic scaffold, ASM1229523v2 scaffold29509, whole genome shotgun sequence genome:
gaaaCAATAAGAAAGCAGGAAAAATATGTAGGGTGGAGAAGCACTCACGTCCAATGATACCAAGCTCTCCATCTGTAGAATGTATACCCAAACAAAATAAGTCCCCCTGCACAAACATTTTCCGACTTTATAGCACGTCAAAAAAAATAATGCGCCAAATGAAAACACTCCATGGACCAAGTATGAAAATCATATTCCGTTTTCAGGAACTGAAAAGATGGGCAATGACATGGGAAGTTAAAGTTTAAAACCCGCCAGCCGGAGTATACACTTCAACACCTTTTTGAAAATGTTGGAAAACTGCATCATCTGAGATATATATCTTTGATTTAAATCAGCTTAATCGTGACATTCCCTGATATCTATAGGTATTTCAGCCAATAAAAGACTTGCATCATTATTCAAAAGTGCAAGAAGAATTCTAAATTTGGATTAATACAACTTATTAAGTATTGAACAAATGGTTCAGTGAACATCCCTTTTAGTAATACCCTTTGACCAATTCTACGAGAAAATTCAGTATGCATCAGCAAAACAATGTCAGACCAATATTACAAAAGAACAAAGATAATGAATATGCACCTGATCATCTGCTATGTGGAGCATGGGATTTTCAATTGCAAAACTTTGGTTTGTGGCAAATATAAGTTTCATGCTTGGGAAGTTCGGCAATTTTAGTGAACTGCGTCAGAGAGAATGGAGACTATCAGCTTAAAGGAAAACAGCAGATATATAATCCAATTACAAAGCTGAAGAAATATAACAGCGGGATGACATTGAAATActtctttttttatatttaagaaattatcttttattagaataattaaagttaaaggTTACAAAAGACGGACAAGATATTCTTAGCTACTTAAAAGATAAATGAAGCTCTGGttacataaacaacaaataaaGCTCCATTCCCTAATTAAATCTGAAATCGAGAAATGCATAAAATTTGAGTGCTTCCTTGTCCAAAAGGCAGCCCTAAACCTGATCTTTTTCCAACATTAATCAATCGAATCTGCTATAATGTCGAAGATCCCGATGTTCTTCTCCAACCATATtgaccaacaaaaacaatggacTGTCACATGCCAAAAAATACTTCCTCTCTTGCCAAGATCACGACCAATATCTAAGACAAACATTTCACACACTAATCTTGGAGCAACCCACACCAAACCCAACTCTCCAGAGCTTTGGACCAAATACAATTCGTGAATGGACAATGCACAAGTAAATGAAATACTTCTAGCGTTACCTCGACTCATAACAGTAATCGAATCCTTGAGTGCTAATCTTGGTAACATTGGCTCTCTTATCAAACTGTAATAAGAAGGATTACCATTCAAATATTAAGGAAAAAACTAGACGgtaaaacaaaaattaagagGAAAAATATATGTAGTGACAAAAACCTCAGCAACGATATATTTGTAGCTCTCGCTGGGAAGGTATGTAAATGATGAACCAGTATCAACTTGTGCTTTGAATTCAGTTTGCTCAAGACAAAAATTTGCAACACAAAAATTTTCCACTTGTACTATGTAGGCAGCGCTGAAACAAATCAGAATCCAATAATCAAAAGAGAGAGAGCCATACCTGGACGTCAACTTAGAAGTTTAAGAAACCAGTAACAGGAAAATATAGTAATGGCTAATCTCACTTATTTCCGTAAGACATCAAAAAAGGAGTAGATCTTTGAGATTCAGGCCCTTGGTCTCCAAAGAAGAGAGTCCCGGAGTAGCTCTCGTCGAAGCAAAATGAGAATGAATGAGGAGCAAGTCCCGATTTTGAAAGCATACTTGGAATGGAAATGTCTCCCGGTCCCAGTCCCATAAGACCATCAGGAGCAATTCCATCCAAATAAATACCACTTTGTTTTCTGCCACAgctaaaataaacaaaatgtacaagatataataaataaaatagtgaAAAAAGGTTGGATAAGTAGCATAAAAGTCCCAAACATACCCGATAATTACAGTGGCTTGGGTGGCATTTTGTGGTTTATGTCCTCCAACTGATGCCAAATGCAACAGATCCTGGAAAAGAAATCCTGAACTTGACGTATCTTCTGATAAGTAACTTACTCTATAAGGGCAGTGTCCCGTTGGATTGGGGCAACTTTGCCCCTTTTCACACAATTCATGGCTGCACGGCATGCTCATACTACTGCTCGAGTGGGATGGACGGTATTGACTGAGTTCTGTATCCTGCATAATAGATGCCCCACAAATGAGGGAGCACCTGCCAATCAATCAATGAAGAATTAACAGCTAGACCTGCTATCAGATACTAGGTACAGTTGACTGCTTTGAACTTCTGAAAAAAGTAGAGAGAGAAAATGCTGATTATGTTCTAAAGTGCTGGATTGAAAACTGAATGACTGACATATGGGTTAAAAAGTGAAAGAAAAGCTTTTGACGTGACATATGAATCAAACATCATTCATAATTTATCTTGTTTAAGTTAAAATTTTTGAGATGCAAAGGATAAAAGCCTTAGAAACCAAAAATTGCATTCGTTCATCTATATGAGTTTGAAATAGTATGCAGAAAAGTGAATCCCTTCGTCACCATTTGTTCAAGAGCAAAACTATGTAAATCATCCTAGCTTAGAAGTATGACATCATAGAATAAACTTATATTCTCAAAGTCCGAAAATCAACATGAAGAAACCAACCACATGATTTTATCTTGGAAACAGAGCCTACCAACATGTCGTAACTTAAGGTGAGTGGTGCACACTGTACACAGTCACAAGGAACCCAAGACAAATCACTTCCAGCATCCAATGCGACGAGGAAAGAAGTGTTTGGAGTCCCTATGTCAATCCAAGTGTAATGCAGCCTACAAaagaaatattaaacaaataaaCCATCAACTGCCTCGTGCTGAGGGAAgcaaaaaaatgttttatggcATTAAAAAACGCATTAATAGGGATGCTTTCATTTTCTCAAGATTCATTAAGTTCCGTGTTGTGACAGGCAAACCGGAAAAGCATGCAAGGTAGTAAAAAAGTTCCAATCGTCCAAGCCTCAGCTCATAATTCTTAAGGTGTGGCATAGTATCCTGTCTTGTTCCTTGCTATGCGATTAAGGACCACATCCATATTTAAACTAAATGCAGTCAGACCCTTCAAATGGATTTCACTTTAACAGAAATATCATCAATTTTCTCCTGATCATCGGAGTAACCAATTAGCTTTAACTAAATGCCCAAAccattataaaattaattgcTCTAGCTTATGTACTTTACTAATTTAGCTGCCACATAAGCTGCTTAAGAAATTTTGTGACCTACTAACTTGTTCAATTTTGGTTTTTGGTCCACTAACTTTTCAAAAGTAGGTTCTGGTatactaacttttaattttttactattttgGTCCAATTGCtgatttaattggaaaatgATGACATGAAATTGAAAAACACTAACATGACATCAAAAATTGTTAAGTTGTCAGATGATACATCAACAATTGGATCACTATAgacgaaaattaaaagttaatggaccaaaaccaaactttgaaaatttaatagatcaaaccccaaaattggATAAGTTAATGGaccaaaaaattcattttcccCGCTATTTATACCTACCTCAAAAACAAAGGTGGATGATGATCATAAAAAAGTGTATCCTAACTTCATCGTTCTCATTGAAGCCTTGCAACTACCATAACTGGAAAAATGGAGCCCCACAACAAAATTTCATGAGCCGGACTTAATATATTGCTCTTGCCAGAGATAAAGAGAGATTTCTCATCCACTTTTTACTAGATCATCTCGACTTACAAAGCGATAATAAGATAAACTTGAATGATTGTTGATAAATCTTATCCGTCCAAACTACGCAACCTATGACCCCTGTATACTAGTAAAAAGAAAGATTCTTCACACACAAATATGAATCATCACAGTAGAGAATTCTCTGCAATGCACATCTTAGCTGCATTCTTCTCACTGGTGCGTTAGGAATATCATAGAAATAAAGAAGAAGGCCACAAAAAAAGTTTGAGAAAAATACCATTTTCATCCCCAACACATAgggattgccacattataaagCTAAATGTTTGCTTCTCATTAAATAGACCCTCAAAAAAAGtaaagaaatatagaaaaagaaaaacagagGACATATAATACACATTTCTTCATTCCCACGTATTCACGGAAAAACCAAAGCACATTACTGAGAATCGcgagtaaataaaataaaccaaagcagaaaaatcttaaaaatgtaaAAGACgagatagaaaaaaaaatccataccAACCCAAGTCATTGCCATAATCAAAAGTTCTGCTGCCTTGAGAAGCAACCAAAAGCTGAGTCTGGGAGTCGAGCCTCAGTCTCTGCCGCTTCAAATCATTCCCCAGCAGCATCCTCATATGCCTGAAACTTTTTTTCTCGGCCCAATTCGTCGTTCCGTTGCCTCCATTTTTCTTGTACTTGGAAGCCCACAAATCCTGTACTTCGTCAGAGAATCTGTGAATCAACCTTGATGAGTAAATGGGCTTCGCAGCAAATGCATCAACGGAGAAGAAAAACACGGAAACTGAAAGAAGATTCGCAGCAAAATGATGCATTTTCTCCCTGAGAGAAAAAAGAACCCGTGAATATAACAGAGAAATGCAGGTAACCCTTTTGGAATTCGTCTCTTTTTGCCTTTTTGGAACTTTTTTCTGCACCTTAGTCAAGTGgttgaggtgctgcctacacgGTGGAGTTTAGCTGCTGCTTTTCTTGAACAatcagtgtgtgtgtgtgtgtgtgtgtgtgtgtggcatttccatttgaataattatatttgaaattttgaaatatcttttgCATATTTGAAAAACTAATAAAACAATacataatttattctttaaaaaaacacaaaattaatatatactcTTGTTTAGCAGCTATAATGGCATTAGGTAGATTTGTTTGAATTGATGATTGGATGAAGACGTAGTCTTTATTaccattattattatgtttaagCATATAATAGAGATAAAGTTTTGAtgttattgtttattttatatttttaatttattgttttaaaattgtaatttagtttctatatttattttattattatttgaaattatagtTTATTCTTTTAATGCTTTTTATCATAATGATATGatgtcatttaaataaaattatttcaaattgtaATGTGACATTTCATTATGATATCACCCTTACTTCaacaaatcaaattaattataaaaaaattagtgtaaAAATGTGTGTTAGTACATTAGTATtaattaagtttttattttaaaaatataaattatattgaagAAATTTTCATATACtcgaatatattttatttttctatataaCTCGTCAAATCTTTTTCTCATAATCCAATGTGGACTGAGTATTACAGTTCGGATCTCAAATAATAAAGGAAATTAGAATTATAaattatgaatatgaataaaaaaaattgcggCCCACATGTCAATACCATGGCCCTTTTAGATAGAATGGCCCGATGGGCCTATAGATAAAAAATGAAGCTAATTAACTAAACCCTAAAAACATAAATCTGATTTCGCATCAGTCTCCTCGTATTATCGTCTTCAATTTCCCCGCCGACGCCGCTCATTCGCTTCTCCTTTTCAGAACGCCGCCAACATGGTCGCCGCTAAGAAGACGGTGAATCTCTCTTTTTCTTCGCACTTTTAAGATGTGTATTAGTTCagatacaaaatataaatatatatgatgtGCTTTGATCTATTTTTCGATGGTGAGAAAAAACTTAATTGAAAATGAGAATTGCAGAAGAAGACACACGAGAGCATAAACAACAGGTTGGCTCTCGTGGTGAAGAGTGGAAAATACACTCTTGGTTACAAGACAGTTCTGAAGACACTCAGAAACTCCAAAGGTTcagctttttatgatttttttttttttattttatgcgcCGTTTTATTTTCGAAAGTAATTCGATGTGTTTGGGGTTACTGGAAATTCCAGGTAAATTGGTGCTGATCTCTAACAACTGTCCACCTTTGAGGAAGTCCGAGATCGAGTACTATGCCATGCTTTCTAAAGTTGTGGTTCATCATTTCAACGGAAGTGAGTATTCTGGGTGGTTTCTtagttttaattttcatttggCAATATGCTAAATTGCAATGttttgtgtgtttgtgtgtgtgagatGGGTAATAGGCATTGGATGTGTACGTACATGGATTCTGTACTTAATTGTTAAGTGTACTTATGGGTATTTTACCTGTAATTGGTTTTTCTGGAAGGGAAATTTGATCACAAATGATTTTGAAGCATGATGCATTTTTCGGTTGTGATTGTACtggtttctttattatttattgattattCCCTATTGAAAGAGTTCGACAACTATGATTTATTCCCTATTGAAAGATCTGAACTCTTCATGGTTATCATGTTAGTTTATCCTCTTTCTTTCCCCTTAGTGGACTTAGTTTGTGAGTTTTTTGAGATTTTAGTTTATCCTTGTTATAATGTATGAATAGTTTCAATCAGAGATCCATTTCATGTTACCTTTACTTTTTGATGAAAGATCCCGAATTTATTGATTATGTGATTATAGTACTACTTAAGTCAGACAAAGCATTTGACACCACTGATCAGATGTAAATAACCAGATCCTGTCGTGTTTCTCAGCTTGTACAGACCCTGCCATTTCAACCTATTCGTACAACAGTTGGAAAAATCTGTTATCCTATTCTTTTCCTTCTCATTGGTTTCATGTATTTCATATTCATTCTAGCCTCTTATAGTGGTTCTATATTTTGTAGACAATGTTGATCTAGGAACTGCGTGTGGAAAGTATTTCCGGGTATCATGCCTCAGTATATTGGACCCAGGTAAGATTAAGCAAAATATTTCCATCTCTATTTTGCTTCATGCCTTGTTTTGGGGAAATGACGTGGAGTATGTTCAATATTTTCAGGTGATTCTGATATCATCAAATCTTTGACTGGAGGAGACCAGTGAGAGGTGGTATTGCGATAGAATAAGTGTAACCTTATTCTCTTTTCGTTTGGAATTCTATTTCAAGTACCTAATTTATCAGAACAATGATTTTTTCGATGTTAGCACATTGTTTTGTTTGCACATCTTGGCATTTAGCCATTAAGGTCTGGATGATGTATGGAAAGAGCATGTTCTACTAGCAACGGGTATTTTTTTACTATGGAAATCCTCATCGTTTTACCAATACCATAACTGGTGTACTGGCATCAGGGAGAGATATAGGTTTGACTCCGTTTTAAAGCGGAAAACCAAAAAATCAGTGTCTTTTTTATTGGTGTGTAATGGAATTTATATACGGACATCACGACAACAGCAGCATGAATGTGCCTTTGCTGTTAATGATCTCTTCGTATTATCCTCAATGGCGCAGGCCTTGCAGTCCTGATTTGAGCATGATCCAGTTaacatttcaaataattttttgttttattaagtAAAAGATATTTCAAACTAATTTTATATAACTCTTGATTCGAACgcttttacattttaaaaatgtattattaatttattatattttcttaaaGAGTTCTATTTCATTGAGACGAGTCCAAGTGCACCTTAATCACTCTGGCAGTtgatttttctaatttattttgtcTAAGAAATGCATATTGAATGATAAATTATTCttaggaatttttttaaatatgattattctTAGGATTTTGTAAGTGACGcgattgatatttttttcatttccagATGGGTGGTTAATGTTAgttttttttactattatttCCAATTCCAgtggataaaattataaaattttctagAAATAACTGGAGTTGCGTCCTCAGGCTACTTTTGACACCTCATCCTGAAAATGATCGTAATAACGATAATTGGAGGGGGTGGACTCGAAGCATTAGTAAGAAGCAAGACAAATGTACACAAAGATGTACGAATTTgtgaatatttaataaatagttTGGAATTTGACTTTTCTTCAAACACTTTCTTGAACGGAATTATCATTCAGTAAGGTTTGTTTCGCTAACGTTGTTTGCAGGTAATTACGTTAGTTCGAGAGtttaaatgaatgataaggtttgTTTCGCTAACGTTGTTTGCAGGTAATTACGTTAGTTcgagagtttaaataacacaaacCAAGAAATACGGGTTGCAAGTTCTCAcgtaattaaaaacaaaaataaaaacaaggcAAATAAACTTCCAATTAACATGGATCAAGATctcttaaatttatttaagaatGAACATGTTTTGAACTTTTAGTTTAGTTCTTTGTATTGTTTTACCGTAATAACATGCGTAATGTgtctattttgggcaaaaacttgtgtgagacggtctcactggtcatatttgtgagacggatatcttatttgggtcatccatgaaaaagtattactttttatgctaagcgtattactttttattgtgaatatgggtagggttgacccgtctcacagattaagatccgtgagacggtctcacatgagatctACTCGTCCATTTTGTTTCAAAAGTACTAATGTTCCTTCGTAgaacatatatattaaaataatattaaatattttttttgttaaaaaaaatagatattatattaaaatttaaaattttaaaaatggttttgtttaataatttatgttatagatgatattatgatttataattcaaaaatataaataaagattaaaaaaatattttataaagatGTGTCAGATATAAAtgagataaaaatttattaaaataagtttttatgatttttaattgaataaaatcgcTTTTTGTAATTTGAGAAGAAgggaaatttttgttttatcaaAAAACATACTACAACATCAAAATTAGTTACTATAAATCTCTCAACTTTattaatatagtatagatataaaATAGCTACAATCCGACGAACTTTGTATTAAATGAGCAAGATAAAttttggaagaaattattaGTTGGCCTAATTGATTTTTGGCGTGAAAGATTAATtaggttaaaattttaattatttttcgttTCGGTTTTTGAATATGTATATCGTAGGATGAGTTTTGGCTAATTTGTTTCCTATCCTTCGCATACACAAAGAAACAATCGGTGTATTCTTGTCGAGATGAAGTATCATAAAAACTAACGCTTAACTAAAATCTTTGAGCATCTAATtccatatattaaaaatattaaaataacctCGAACAAAGgtatataacaaaaaataaaaattcataaaaaaaatatttaaattattaatcataTCTCAATTCATATTATTGTTAAATCAATATCCCTGAAATAAAAGACATTAAAATTCTacaaacttaatatttttatttaaaaaatgactTGCTAGCCTAATTGTTCTGCATCCAACTTCAGCATTCATACTCGCATTTACAGGTATAATTCTCACAAGTTGTATCAAAAAATTCTAAAGTATTCCATAGGTCTGAGCATAATACTAAGCAGAACTCTTCACTATCGCAATCTATATCATCTACTTTCTTGAAACACTGCGGGAGTTCGTATGAAAGACGCGATCTTCCTCCtgcatatatacatgtatatatatatatatagagagaaatTTAATGTAAAGTAGATAGGGTTTCGAAATACGACAATCGTCTTCCAGAAAACTTAcccaaaataaaagaaatttacATAATAGTCGCTTGCATAAGAACAAGGAAAACAAGAATTACCTGAGGTTAAAGAAACAAGGAAAAGCATCACCAAAGCGAGGGTCAGAATCTTCGCCATGTGCTTAATTTTggctcaatttttttaatttctaccAACGAAATAGGAGAGGGAGCTCGTTGTATTGCTAATCTATATATTGGACTCTTTGTAAATATTGTACCTTATCAAATGATATTAcgatatatgttaaaatattttaaaattggttaATCTTTGTTTTCCAATAGATAAACTTAGATCAGATGCTCTCTTTTAGTTTtagcatatttttttaaattaaatatctgTTTGTTTTTTAGGTATTTTAttcttttgataattttataagTTTCGTATCTTTATTAAATCTCaatatatattaagtatattattattgaaatatttatataaaatgatATGACCTAATCATCAACTTATCGCATTTGAAAAAATAGTCGAATTGACTATTTTCTCAACATAAATCTGAAGGTTAAAATAAGATCAATTGAGTAAGATATTATAGTACAGAAGCTGGTCTCTAATGCGGGCAAACGTGAATGCAATGCTACTATCTTCTTGtttttatctttcaattttttccaaacaattatcatcatcatcatcagagTTTTCATTCAATTATCCCCACANAATTACAtttttgttcatatttatagatatttgccaatttaaatgatattatatctatatctattcatatatatttgaattttagtcatgtatctataatttatatttttttgaattcaaatttaaacTTGAGCCCTAGATGCATGTTTCAACTTTCAATCAACAAATATGATTCCACCTTTGTTCAAGGTTTCatattcacacacacacacacacacacacacacacacacacacaaggaattcattattttaaattatatttcatttcaaGTAACAAATAGAGCCACTTTTAGGCATCCGATACAATATGTGGTCCACATTCATACTCGCAATCACAAGTATAATCTCGACAAAAAATATCAACAAGTCTTCCAGAAAACAATCTGTTGCATACTCCCACGCAAACATCAGCGGCATCGCATGGTACCAGTGTAATACGAACACACGGGCGCGGACGATCACCTGCATACATAAATATTAACAATATTAACGGAGTATCGATTTTTGTAActaaaaattctcaaaaataaaatgtcATATATAGAGTATAAGCTGATTTTGGAAGGCCGTAGATTCCCAGCTTCAGAACTGCTTTCTTGTTCTTCTTGCTTTCGTTAGATGATCATCAGTTAACCAAGCAGCATGCGGTTGGTTCTATGAATGATTGTGAAGGTAGAGTTATACcccacttcttttttttttttatatatatatatataattatggcTGACATTTAGTAATGGATTTGAA
Encoded here:
- the LOC140967903 gene encoding aspartic proteinase-like protein 1, which gives rise to MHHFAANLLSVSVFFFSVDAFAAKPIYSSRLIHRFSDEVQDLWASKYKKNGGNGTTNWAEKKSFRHMRMLLGNDLKRQRLRLDSQTQLLVASQGSRTFDYGNDLGWLHYTWIDIGTPNTSFLVALDAGSDLSWVPCDCVQCAPLTLSYDMLDTELSQYRPSHSSSSMSMPCSHELCEKGQSCPNPTGHCPYRVSYLSEDTSSSGFLFQDLLHLASVGGHKPQNATQATVIIGCGRKQSGIYLDGIAPDGLMGLGPGDISIPSMLSKSGLAPHSFSFCFDESYSGTLFFGDQGPESQRSTPFLMSYGNNAAYIVQVENFCVANFCLEQTEFKAQVDTGSSFTYLPSESYKYIVAEFDKRANVTKISTQGFDYCYESSSLKLPNFPSMKLIFATNQSFAIENPMLHIADDQGDLFCLGIHSTDGELGIIGQNFLMGYLMVFDWENMKLGWSSSNCQDIGSGSEIQWTPPSTETSQNPLPTNEQQQNPLAVAPAIAGRASPKPSAASNLVTLHQYSIVNLHLLLWGMYLIYLVRNAKF
- the LOC140967869 gene encoding large ribosomal subunit protein eL30, producing MVAAKKTKKTHESINNRLALVVKSGKYTLGYKTVLKTLRNSKGKLVLISNNCPPLRKSEIEYYAMLSKVVVHHFNGNNVDLGTACGKYFRVSCLSILDPGDSDIIKSLTGGDQ